In Rhodamnia argentea isolate NSW1041297 chromosome 4, ASM2092103v1, whole genome shotgun sequence, the following proteins share a genomic window:
- the LOC115736122 gene encoding cyclic nucleotide-gated ion channel 17-like isoform X1, whose translation MELKRERLVRFYSDGKQQKELRRGSDDPSDLNMSSSKYMVSSSSLLKSDNGFVGGRCKLPEAFSSMRSKVFPEDLAPGRSKMLDPGGEIVLRWNRIFIFTCLMALFVDPLYFYLPIVGGTSDNSCMKTDLSLRIIVTCFRTMADLFYVLHMVIKFRTAFVAPSSRVFGRGELVMDPKKIARQYIRSDFLVDLIAALPLPQIVIWFIIPAARSSRTDHNNNTLALIVLLQYVPRLYLMYPLSSQIIKATGVVTKTAWAGAAYNLLLYMLASHVIGAAWYLLSVDRYTSCWESVCRKEESPIKCVPEYLSCDGFDLNRQRWANSTNVFNSCNPNNNSTTFNYGIFENAVTKNVVSSNFVERYCYCLWWGLQQLSSYGQNLSTSMFIGETSFAILIAILGLVLFAHLIGNMQTYLQSLTVRLEEWRLKRRDADEWMRHRQLPEDLKQRVRRFGQYKWLATRGVDEESILRGLPADLRRDIQRHLCLDLVRRVPFFSQMDDQLLDAICERLVSSLSTEGTYIVREGDPVTEMLFIIRGRLESSTTNGGRTGFFDSITLRPGDFCGEELLAWALLPKSSVNLPSSTRTVRTLVEVEAFALRAEDLKFVANQFRRLHSKKLQHTFRFYSHHWRTWAACFIQAAWRRHKRRSIENSLSMKEYEDVVDESGQETEDSFVSRNPSQAKLNLGVTILASRFAANTRRGAQKIKDVQMPKLQKPEEPDFSSEPYDE comes from the exons ATGGAACTGAAGAGGGAGAGGCTTGTGAG GTTTTATTCTGATGGAAAACAGCAGAAAGAATTGAGACGGGGAAGTGATGACCCTTCGGACTTGAATATGTCGTCTTCCAAGTACATGGTTTCCTCATCGTCTTTGCTGAAATCAGATAATGGGTTCGTGGGAGGTAGATGTAAACTACCTGAAGCTTTTTCAAGTATGAGGAGTAAGGTGTTTCCAGAGGACCTTGCGCCTGGGCGGAGTAAAATGCTTGATCCGGGGGGTGAAATTGTGTTGAGGTGGAACcggattttcattttcacatGCTTAATGGCTCTCTTTGTCGACCCATTATATTTTTACTTGCCAATAGTGGGAGGGACTTCGGACAACTCCTGCATGAAGACAGACTTGAGTCTACGAATCATAGTAACGTGCTTTCGGACAATGGCAGACCTCTTTTATGTGCTGCACATGGTTATAAAGTTCAGAACAGCTTTTGTTGCACCGAGCTCTCGAGTGTTTGGTAGGGGTGAACTTGTAATGGATCCTAAGAAGATTGCTCGACAGTATATTAGATCTGACTTCTTGGTTGATCTCATTGCAGCATTGCCTCTTCCTCAG ATAGTGATCTGGTTCATTATACCAGCAGCCAGAAGTTCTCGGACAGATCATAACAACAACACACTGGCGTTGATTGTTTTGCTGCAGTATGTACCAAGGTTGTATCTTATGTACCCGTTAAGTTCTCAAATAATCAAAGCAACTGGAGTGGTTACAAAAACAGCTTGGGCTGGGGCTGCATATAATCTGCTGCTATACATGTTGGCGAGCCAT GTTATAGGAGCAGCATGGTACCTTTTGTCAGTTGATAGGTACACATCATGCTGGGAATCAGTTTGCCGAAAGGAAGAAAGTCCTATCAAGTGTGTTCCTGAATATTTGAGTTGTGATGGTTTTGATCTTAATCGCCAAAGATGGGCCAACAGTACAAATGTTTTCAACAGTTGTAATCCCAATAACAATAGTACCACATTCAACTATGGGATATTTGAAAATGCAGTGACCAAAAATGTTGTTTCTTCTAATTTTGTGGAAAGGTACTGCTATTGTTTATGGTGGGGTCTGCAGCAATTAAG TTCTTATGGTCAAAATTTGTCAACAAGCATGTTTATTGGGGAGACATCATTTGCCATACTTATTGCCATCTTGGGTCTGGTTTTATTTGCCCATCTGATTGGCAACATGCAG ACCTACCTGCAGTCCCTTACTGTAAGGCTTGAGGAATGGAGACTTAAACGAAGAGACGCAGACGAATGGATGAGGCATCGCCAGCTTCCCGAAGATTTAAAACAACGTGTACGTCGTTTTGGCCAATACAAGTGGCTTGCTACTAGAGGAGTTGACGAAGAATCCATCCTCCGTGGTCTACCAGCTGATCTCCGTCGTGATATTCAGCGTCACTTGTGCTTAGACCTTGTTCGGCGT GTACCCTTCTTCTCCCAAATGGATGATCAACTTCTCGATGCAATATGTGAGCGTTTAGTTTCCTCGCTAAGCACTGAAGGTACCTACATTGTTCGTGAGGGTGACCCCGTGACAGAGATGCTTTTTATTATCAGAGGCCGGTTGGAGAGTTCTACTACTAATGGAGGTAGGACTGGTTTTTTCGATTCAATTACATTGAGACCTGGAGATTTCTGTGGTGAGGAGCTACTTGCTTGGGCGTTGCTCCCGAAATCCAGTGTCAATTTGCCTTCCTCGACTAGAACAGTTAGAACGCTCGTAGAAGTGGAAGCTTTTGCTCTGAGAGCAGAAGATCTCAAGTTTGTGGCAAACCAATTTAGACGCCTCCACAGCAAAAAGTTGCAACATACCTTCAGATTTTATTCCCACCACTGGAGGACATGGGCTGCCTGCTTCATCCAAGCAGCTTGGCGCCGACATAAGAGGAGGTCTATTGAAAACAGTCTTTCCATGAAAGAGTATGAGGATGTGGTCGATGAGTCAGGTCAAGAGACAGAGGATTCTTTTGTCTCCAGAAATCCTTCTCAGGCAAAACTAAATCTGGGAGTGACAATACTGGCTTCCAGATTTGCTGCAAACACGAGGAGAGGAGCTCAAAAGATCAAAGACGTGCAGATGCCAAAGTTACAAAAACCTGAGGAACCTGACTTTTCCTCCGAACCTTATGATGAATAG
- the LOC115736122 gene encoding cyclic nucleotide-gated ion channel 17-like isoform X2: MSSSKYMVSSSSLLKSDNGFVGGRCKLPEAFSSMRSKVFPEDLAPGRSKMLDPGGEIVLRWNRIFIFTCLMALFVDPLYFYLPIVGGTSDNSCMKTDLSLRIIVTCFRTMADLFYVLHMVIKFRTAFVAPSSRVFGRGELVMDPKKIARQYIRSDFLVDLIAALPLPQIVIWFIIPAARSSRTDHNNNTLALIVLLQYVPRLYLMYPLSSQIIKATGVVTKTAWAGAAYNLLLYMLASHVIGAAWYLLSVDRYTSCWESVCRKEESPIKCVPEYLSCDGFDLNRQRWANSTNVFNSCNPNNNSTTFNYGIFENAVTKNVVSSNFVERYCYCLWWGLQQLSSYGQNLSTSMFIGETSFAILIAILGLVLFAHLIGNMQTYLQSLTVRLEEWRLKRRDADEWMRHRQLPEDLKQRVRRFGQYKWLATRGVDEESILRGLPADLRRDIQRHLCLDLVRRVPFFSQMDDQLLDAICERLVSSLSTEGTYIVREGDPVTEMLFIIRGRLESSTTNGGRTGFFDSITLRPGDFCGEELLAWALLPKSSVNLPSSTRTVRTLVEVEAFALRAEDLKFVANQFRRLHSKKLQHTFRFYSHHWRTWAACFIQAAWRRHKRRSIENSLSMKEYEDVVDESGQETEDSFVSRNPSQAKLNLGVTILASRFAANTRRGAQKIKDVQMPKLQKPEEPDFSSEPYDE; this comes from the exons ATGTCGTCTTCCAAGTACATGGTTTCCTCATCGTCTTTGCTGAAATCAGATAATGGGTTCGTGGGAGGTAGATGTAAACTACCTGAAGCTTTTTCAAGTATGAGGAGTAAGGTGTTTCCAGAGGACCTTGCGCCTGGGCGGAGTAAAATGCTTGATCCGGGGGGTGAAATTGTGTTGAGGTGGAACcggattttcattttcacatGCTTAATGGCTCTCTTTGTCGACCCATTATATTTTTACTTGCCAATAGTGGGAGGGACTTCGGACAACTCCTGCATGAAGACAGACTTGAGTCTACGAATCATAGTAACGTGCTTTCGGACAATGGCAGACCTCTTTTATGTGCTGCACATGGTTATAAAGTTCAGAACAGCTTTTGTTGCACCGAGCTCTCGAGTGTTTGGTAGGGGTGAACTTGTAATGGATCCTAAGAAGATTGCTCGACAGTATATTAGATCTGACTTCTTGGTTGATCTCATTGCAGCATTGCCTCTTCCTCAG ATAGTGATCTGGTTCATTATACCAGCAGCCAGAAGTTCTCGGACAGATCATAACAACAACACACTGGCGTTGATTGTTTTGCTGCAGTATGTACCAAGGTTGTATCTTATGTACCCGTTAAGTTCTCAAATAATCAAAGCAACTGGAGTGGTTACAAAAACAGCTTGGGCTGGGGCTGCATATAATCTGCTGCTATACATGTTGGCGAGCCAT GTTATAGGAGCAGCATGGTACCTTTTGTCAGTTGATAGGTACACATCATGCTGGGAATCAGTTTGCCGAAAGGAAGAAAGTCCTATCAAGTGTGTTCCTGAATATTTGAGTTGTGATGGTTTTGATCTTAATCGCCAAAGATGGGCCAACAGTACAAATGTTTTCAACAGTTGTAATCCCAATAACAATAGTACCACATTCAACTATGGGATATTTGAAAATGCAGTGACCAAAAATGTTGTTTCTTCTAATTTTGTGGAAAGGTACTGCTATTGTTTATGGTGGGGTCTGCAGCAATTAAG TTCTTATGGTCAAAATTTGTCAACAAGCATGTTTATTGGGGAGACATCATTTGCCATACTTATTGCCATCTTGGGTCTGGTTTTATTTGCCCATCTGATTGGCAACATGCAG ACCTACCTGCAGTCCCTTACTGTAAGGCTTGAGGAATGGAGACTTAAACGAAGAGACGCAGACGAATGGATGAGGCATCGCCAGCTTCCCGAAGATTTAAAACAACGTGTACGTCGTTTTGGCCAATACAAGTGGCTTGCTACTAGAGGAGTTGACGAAGAATCCATCCTCCGTGGTCTACCAGCTGATCTCCGTCGTGATATTCAGCGTCACTTGTGCTTAGACCTTGTTCGGCGT GTACCCTTCTTCTCCCAAATGGATGATCAACTTCTCGATGCAATATGTGAGCGTTTAGTTTCCTCGCTAAGCACTGAAGGTACCTACATTGTTCGTGAGGGTGACCCCGTGACAGAGATGCTTTTTATTATCAGAGGCCGGTTGGAGAGTTCTACTACTAATGGAGGTAGGACTGGTTTTTTCGATTCAATTACATTGAGACCTGGAGATTTCTGTGGTGAGGAGCTACTTGCTTGGGCGTTGCTCCCGAAATCCAGTGTCAATTTGCCTTCCTCGACTAGAACAGTTAGAACGCTCGTAGAAGTGGAAGCTTTTGCTCTGAGAGCAGAAGATCTCAAGTTTGTGGCAAACCAATTTAGACGCCTCCACAGCAAAAAGTTGCAACATACCTTCAGATTTTATTCCCACCACTGGAGGACATGGGCTGCCTGCTTCATCCAAGCAGCTTGGCGCCGACATAAGAGGAGGTCTATTGAAAACAGTCTTTCCATGAAAGAGTATGAGGATGTGGTCGATGAGTCAGGTCAAGAGACAGAGGATTCTTTTGTCTCCAGAAATCCTTCTCAGGCAAAACTAAATCTGGGAGTGACAATACTGGCTTCCAGATTTGCTGCAAACACGAGGAGAGGAGCTCAAAAGATCAAAGACGTGCAGATGCCAAAGTTACAAAAACCTGAGGAACCTGACTTTTCCTCCGAACCTTATGATGAATAG